A single genomic interval of Spirosoma linguale DSM 74 harbors:
- a CDS encoding PDZ/DHR/GLGF domain protein (PFAM: PDZ/DHR/GLGF domain protein~SMART: PDZ/DHR/GLGF domain protein~KEGG: sdn:Sden_1685 hypothetical protein): protein MKTLVLIIGLLCTCAVTRGDDHQQGTPDKERYGFFIAGNRTWTRIPFQLHSNLIIVPVRVNDSDTLSFILDTGVSNTIITDPNAFGKKPLTLTRKVKISGAGEGNSLTASIAIDNTLSMGGLRAAHHNLVILDEDVLKLSEYVGTPVHGIFGYEVFANFVVNVDFQRREITLMKPDKYTYRKRKGDRYPITIQDTKAYTDALSVFDGEKSLPLRVVLDTGAGHALLLDRSRSTAAMPMPAKSIRAQLGRGLNGVINGVMGRIQKVRFGKYELDNILASFPDSMAFGMKLVDMPERQGNVGCELLRRFNVTFNYTDRYIVMKPIKRLMRESFEHDMSGMELRAKGERLRNYYVDKVIDGSPADMAGLMEGDEVLFVNNTSSNDLTVSDIYKILQKGEGKEVSILVRRNGQIIVTSFVLKRLI from the coding sequence ATGAAAACGCTGGTATTGATAATCGGGCTACTATGCACCTGCGCGGTTACGCGGGGCGACGATCACCAGCAGGGCACACCTGACAAGGAGCGTTATGGATTTTTTATTGCCGGAAACCGGACATGGACCCGCATTCCGTTCCAACTACACTCGAACCTGATCATCGTTCCGGTACGCGTCAACGATTCCGACACGCTGAGCTTCATCCTCGATACGGGTGTAAGCAATACCATCATTACCGATCCCAACGCATTTGGCAAAAAGCCGTTAACGCTTACTCGAAAAGTGAAGATCAGCGGGGCTGGTGAAGGCAATAGTTTGACAGCCTCTATAGCCATCGACAACACGCTGAGCATGGGCGGGCTTCGGGCTGCGCATCACAATCTGGTTATTCTCGACGAAGATGTTTTAAAACTATCGGAGTATGTAGGTACGCCCGTTCACGGCATTTTTGGCTACGAAGTCTTTGCCAACTTCGTCGTCAATGTCGATTTCCAGCGCCGGGAAATAACCCTGATGAAACCGGATAAATACACCTATCGAAAACGCAAAGGCGATCGATACCCCATCACCATTCAGGATACCAAAGCTTATACCGATGCCCTGTCGGTGTTTGACGGCGAGAAAAGTCTGCCTCTGCGCGTGGTTTTAGATACCGGTGCCGGCCATGCGTTGCTGCTCGACCGTTCGCGAAGTACGGCCGCTATGCCTATGCCTGCCAAAAGCATTCGTGCACAATTGGGCCGGGGCCTCAACGGCGTAATTAACGGCGTTATGGGTCGAATCCAGAAAGTACGGTTTGGTAAGTATGAACTGGATAATATCCTGGCCTCTTTCCCCGACAGCATGGCCTTTGGTATGAAACTGGTCGACATGCCCGAACGGCAGGGCAATGTAGGCTGCGAGCTACTGCGTCGTTTCAACGTCACCTTTAATTATACCGACCGGTACATTGTCATGAAGCCAATCAAGCGGCTTATGCGCGAGAGTTTTGAGCACGACATGAGCGGTATGGAACTTCGTGCCAAAGGCGAGCGGCTTCGTAACTATTACGTCGACAAAGTTATTGACGGTTCTCCAGCCGATATGGCCGGTCTGATGGAGGGGGATGAGGTTCTGTTTGTTAATAATACCTCTTCCAATGATCTGACGGTTAGTGATATATATAAAATACTCCAGAAGGGAGAAGGGAAAGAGGTCTCTATCCTGGTCCGGCGAAACGGACAGATCATTGTGACAAGCTTTGTATTGAAGCGATTAATCTGA
- a CDS encoding two component transcriptional regulator, winged helix family (PFAM: response regulator receiver; transcriptional regulator domain protein~SMART: response regulator receiver~KEGG: pla:Plav_0399 two component transcriptional regulator): MSAAKAAQPLHRVLVVDDDADILEMLEYNLSKEGYDVRTATDGRKALEVARTYMPELVLLDIMMPHLDGIEAGRQLRDIPELRQTYILYLTARSEEYSEVAAFDVGADDYITKPIKPRALMSRINALFRREAQKADPGEQIQIADLLINRKNYSVSQNDKQVILPKKEFELLFFLAQHPNKVCSREELLQKIWGADIYVLERTVDVHIRKLREKIGDTHIRTLKGVGYMFTDQPE, encoded by the coding sequence ATGAGTGCTGCTAAAGCTGCTCAACCTTTACACCGCGTTCTCGTTGTTGACGACGACGCCGACATCCTGGAGATGCTCGAATATAACTTATCTAAGGAGGGTTACGATGTTCGTACAGCAACCGACGGCCGAAAAGCCCTTGAGGTAGCCAGAACGTATATGCCCGAATTAGTTCTGCTGGATATCATGATGCCGCACCTGGATGGCATTGAGGCTGGCCGACAGCTTCGTGACATTCCCGAACTGCGCCAAACCTATATTCTGTACCTGACAGCCCGCTCGGAAGAGTACTCTGAAGTAGCCGCGTTCGACGTTGGCGCCGACGACTACATTACTAAGCCCATCAAGCCTCGTGCGCTGATGAGCCGTATTAATGCCCTGTTCCGTCGCGAAGCTCAGAAAGCCGATCCCGGCGAGCAAATCCAGATTGCCGACCTGCTCATCAACCGCAAAAATTACTCGGTTAGCCAAAACGATAAGCAGGTCATTCTGCCCAAAAAAGAATTTGAACTGTTATTCTTCCTCGCTCAGCACCCAAATAAGGTTTGCAGCCGCGAAGAGTTGCTGCAAAAAATATGGGGGGCCGATATTTACGTACTCGAACGCACGGTAGACGTACACATCCGCAAGCTCCGCGAAAAAATTGGTGATACACACATCCGTACGCTAAAGGGTGTAGGGTATATGTTTACAGACCAGCCAGAATAA
- a CDS encoding histidine kinase (PFAM: ATP-binding region ATPase domain protein; histidine kinase A domain protein~SMART: ATP-binding region ATPase domain protein; histidine kinase A domain protein~KEGG: gur:Gura_1571 multi-sensor signal transduction histidine kinase) — protein sequence MSLSPRIIALLLACLISAMTLIFLSFVDGATMNILFVAGLSSFAISFFLVLYAIELLVFREVNKMYKTIHKLKIRDFNISRKAIIKNTNPFKKLNDEIFVYVAKKQKEIDELKRLELFRREFLADVSHELKTPIFAAQGFIHTLIDGAVDDERVRDKFLSKAAKSLDGLDALVKDLVALSQLETGEVKMNFDRVDMAHVTHEIFEQLEKIAHAKRTSLVLKSTPPGPVWVKADAQRILQVMTNLIENAVKYGNENGHVQVNLEEDKKFVLVSIRDDGPGIPPEHLSRIFERFYRVEKSRSKDRGGTGLGLAIVKHILNAHKSKISVMSKVDKGTTFRFKLERVD from the coding sequence ATGTCCCTAAGTCCCCGTATTATTGCGCTTTTGCTGGCCTGTCTGATTTCGGCTATGACGCTGATATTTCTGTCGTTTGTCGACGGGGCTACCATGAACATTCTTTTTGTAGCGGGTCTTTCGTCGTTTGCCATCTCGTTTTTTTTGGTTTTGTACGCTATTGAGTTGCTTGTATTTCGCGAAGTGAACAAGATGTACAAGACTATTCACAAACTGAAGATCCGCGACTTCAACATCTCGCGGAAGGCGATCATCAAGAACACGAACCCGTTTAAAAAGCTGAACGACGAGATTTTCGTTTACGTCGCCAAAAAGCAGAAAGAAATTGATGAATTGAAACGCCTGGAGCTTTTCCGGCGGGAGTTTCTGGCCGATGTGTCGCACGAATTAAAGACACCCATTTTTGCTGCTCAGGGTTTTATTCATACCCTGATTGACGGGGCGGTTGACGACGAACGGGTCCGGGACAAATTTCTCTCCAAAGCCGCCAAAAGTCTCGATGGGCTCGATGCGCTGGTAAAAGATCTGGTAGCGCTCTCGCAACTGGAAACGGGCGAAGTAAAAATGAATTTCGACCGGGTTGACATGGCCCACGTTACGCACGAAATTTTTGAACAGCTGGAAAAAATTGCCCATGCCAAGCGAACCTCGCTTGTGTTAAAAAGTACGCCCCCTGGCCCTGTTTGGGTAAAGGCCGATGCCCAGCGTATTCTACAGGTGATGACCAACCTTATCGAAAATGCGGTTAAATACGGCAATGAAAACGGGCATGTGCAGGTCAATCTGGAAGAAGACAAAAAATTCGTTCTCGTTTCCATCCGCGACGATGGGCCGGGCATTCCTCCCGAACACTTAAGCCGGATCTTCGAGCGTTTCTACCGGGTAGAAAAAAGCCGCTCCAAAGACCGGGGCGGCACAGGCCTGGGACTGGCCATCGTAAAACACATCCTCAATGCCCACAAATCGAAGATTTCGGTCATGAGCAAAGTCGATAAAGGAACTACCTTCCGGTTCAAGCTGGAGCGGGTTGATTGA